In Lagenorhynchus albirostris chromosome 1, mLagAlb1.1, whole genome shotgun sequence, the sequence AGTGAACTTTATAAACAAGAACAAACTTACTATCCCCCTACTGTGAAATTTGGAAACAACATTTCAGGATGACTGTGTACCTTGTGAGATAAAGCCTAGGCAAAGCTTTAAACCCAGCCCTGCAGTCAAACATTCTACAGTCCCCTTTAATGGTGATACAAGTCATCACCTTGATTACGTACCTCATCAGCTAGAATTCAAGTTTGCGAGGCCAAAAGAAGTTTACaagccaaccaaccaaccaaccttTTGAGGATCTCACAACTCACTGATACGACTTCCAGGGACTTGTTGGTGAAAATGCAAACATCTGCAGACCTCCATACACCAGAGTGTCCCAAAATGCTCAATTTGAAAGAAGCACTGAATTCCGTGACAGTTTTCAACCATGGGAAATCCCACCACCCGAAGTCAAGAAAGTACAAGAGTATGTCCCTCCCGCAGGTATCGTGCAATTACACAGCACAAGCCACATCGATTATGTTCCATATGAGGCCAGACGTGTTGTTCCTTCCCATCAGGCCAGCTTCTCGTAGAAAAAATAACAGTGTTCCTTCCCAAGGAAAACACCATGAAGGAAGATTTTCCAGCATGGGAAAGTTGTTGTCAAAGATTTATTAATATTAAGCAGGAGCAGCAGATCCCCAACCCATCTGGAAAGTTTGATGGTTTGAGCACTTTCAGATCTCACTATGTGCCACATGAATTGATTCCAACAGAGAGTTGCAAACCTGTAAATGTTCCCTTTAAGGGTTCTATTCCATTTGATGACGTAACCGTGTACTCTCCCG encodes:
- the SAXO2 gene encoding LOW QUALITY PROTEIN: stabilizer of axonemal microtubules 2 (The sequence of the model RefSeq protein was modified relative to this genomic sequence to represent the inferred CDS: inserted 4 bases in 2 codons; deleted 3 bases in 3 codons; substituted 1 base at 1 genomic stop codon), whose translation is MRTWCLCQTCTCGRHHCPHETTRIYENSDLSCPTAEYLENYPTYGSVLPPQSLKPKEEFPAYRCKMEGITTFKSDSRPYEIVKQPHHAPEEYKQKQGEIDLGTTYKRHLNSCRVQRVAIAQPLERQVKKGKLDTVPAYKDDYRAWDIQKSELYKQEQTYYPPTVKFGNXTFQDDCVPCEIKPRQSFKPSPAVKHSTVPFNGDTSHHLDYVPHQLEFKFARPKEVYKQPTNQPFEDLTTHXYDFQGLVGENANICRPPYTRVSQNAQFERSTEFRDSFQPWEIPPPEVKKVQEYVPPAGIVQLHSTSHIDYVPYEARRVVLPIRPASRRKNNSVPSQGKXTMKEDFPAWESCCQRFINIKQEQQIPNPSGKFDGLSTFRSHYVPHELIPTESCKPVNVPFKGSIPFDDVTVYSPECAPKKQEICPASYPSPPGYIFEHTNSRGHKFFHTIAPTVKAF